From Phragmites australis chromosome 5, lpPhrAust1.1, whole genome shotgun sequence, a single genomic window includes:
- the LOC133918756 gene encoding NDR1/HIN1-like protein 13, translating to MAEKPPVAPKPKPKPPVAPKPKPPGGAARPTAPPFKKPQLAPPPQVLPLKPPPAHLYRYRQQPAGARKHRRGGGGGCSCRRVCCLATGFALLALCLALAAACLAYLYYRPRAPSFHLQPLSPVRLRLGNSSAVSSVDATVGARVVSWNPNERIAFRYGDGEGRVALADADGDVALGWAPVAGFEHTARSVAAVAFVATSKGVVVDEAVAARVRDRYRRRQLAFNVVVDAHVGVRVGKARTGMVPLRLLCDGGVMAPRGGGGAGSMVGPMSKCQVYLFRVRWFSLN from the exons ATGGCCGAGAAGCCGCCTGTGGCGCCGAAGCCGAAGCCGAAGCCGCCTGTGGCGCCGAAGCCGAAGCCGCCAGGTGGGGCGGCAAGGCCGACGGCGCCGCCTTTCAAGAAGCCCCagctcgcgccgccgccgcaggtgCTCCCGCTGAAGCCGCCGCCGGCGCACCTCTACCGGTACCGCCAGCAGCCGGCGGGCGCCCGGAAgcaccgccgcggcggcggaggcgggtgCTCCTGCCGCCGCGTGTGCTGTCTCGCCACGGGGTTCGCCCTGCTCGCGCTCTGCCTCGCGCTCGCTGCGGCCTGCCTCGCGTACCTCTACTACCGCCCGCGCGCGCCGTCGTTCCACCTCCAGCCGCTCTCCCCCGTGCGCCTCCGCCTCGGCAACTCCTCCGCGGTGTCCTCCGTGGACGCCACCGTCGGGGCCAGGGTGGTGTCCTGGAACCCCAACGAACGGATCGCGTTCCGgtacggcgacggcgagggccGCGTCGCGCTTGCGGACGCCGACGGGGACGTCGCGCTCGGGTGGGCGCCAGTGGCCGGGTTCGAGCACACCGCGCGGAGCGTCGCCGCGGTGGCGTTCGTGGCGACCTCCAAGGGCGTGGTGGTCGACGAGGCCGTGGCGGCGCGCGTGCGCGACAGGTaccggcggcggcagctggCCTTCAACGTGGTCGTGGACGCCCACGTCGGCGTGCGGGTCGGGAAGGCGCGCACCGGCATGGTGCCGCTCAGGCTGCTCTGCGACGGCGGCGTCATGGCGCcgcgcggtggcggtggcgccggGAGCATGGTGGGGCCCATGAGCAAGTGCCAGGTGTACCTGTTTAGAGTAAGATG GTTTAGTTTGAACTGA